GTGAATGGACCCTCGCCCTTGTTGTTGATTTTATCCTCACGCAAACGAAAGGGGACATCGTTGCGACGGTATCAACGAGTCGAATGTTGGACGATATTGCTGCAAAGCACGGTGTCGCGCTCCATCGCACGAAGGTGGGTGTCGGTTGGGTGGTTGAGAAAATGCGCGCCGTCAACGCTGTTATTGGTGGTGAAGGCACCGGTGGCGTTATCTACCCTAATGTCCATTACACAACCGATGGCATCGCCTCTATTGCTGCCATTGCACAATACCTTGTCGAATCTGGTAGCACGGTAACCCAGCTTGTAGACAGCATGCCGCACTACGAAATGTGTCGAAAGAAATTGGAAATTCCATCACAAGAACTCGCGACGCGCCTCGTAGATCTCGCGTTGAAGGGTTATGAAGCGGAAAGTGCTACGGGAACGGAACCTTTTCTTGAGTTAACAGATGGTGTTAAACGGGTGTGGGAGGACCGATGGGTGAACATCCGTCCGTCCGGTACGGAGCCGGTCATCCGGGTTTTTAGCGAGGCACCAACTTCCGCAGAGGCGGAGCAATTGTGTGATGAAACCCTTGAAACGCTGAGGATGTTAATGAAACAAATTTCGTTTTAGCTGCGTTATCTATTATGGTGCCTTGTGGGGGCGCAATGTTTATAATCCGCGGAAATCTTGAGATCCCACTTGTCCGCGATTTATAGTAAAACCAGAAAATAAGAGGACACTTTGGAAAACACAAAACACCTCACCACCGCTGGCAAGGATTGTATCCTCGCCCTTCTACAATGTCTAATTAATCGTAGGTTTTACTATAGTTTGGAGAAATTATGGCTTTGAAACTTGCCTGCATCGGAGGCGGCAGTGGTTTATCTGCTTTGCTGAGCGGAATTAAGCACCATGCCGATCTGGAGATAGGTAAAGATAATATTATTGACTTGGATAGTCTGGCGGCAATCGTTACCGTTTCTGATGATGGCGGGAGCTCGGGACGGCTCATTGAAGAATTTGACATGCTGCCGCCGGGTGATATTCGTAGGCTGCTGTTTACGCTATCCGATGCTGATGAACTCGCAGGGCTTTTTGAACACCGCTTTTCAAGCAATGGTGAACTCGGTGGGCATACGGTCGGTAATCTTCTATTAACAGCGTTGACAGAAAAATTTGAGGGGAACTTTCCGAAAGCGATTCAAGCGGCATCGCGGCTGCTCGCTGTTCGCGGACAGATCATTCCCGTTACATTGGATTATACTGTCTTATGCGCGGAACTCGCGGATGGTGAGATTGTTCGAGGAGAATCCACTATACCGGTGAGAGAGAATCGGGAACCGATCAAGCGCGTCTTCTTTGAACAGCGCGAGAATGGAAAGACGCATCATTTGTCTGATGAGACCTATGAGTGCCAAGCGCATGAAGGTGCTATAGCGGCACTGATGAACGCAGACGTAATTATTATCGGTCCCGGTAGCCTTTACACCAGCATTATGCCAAATTTGGTTATCAAAGGGATCGTCGAAACGATTCAGCGTTCAGATGCGATTAAAATCTACGTCTGTAACGTTATGACGCAACCCGGTGAAACCGACGGTTACGCTGTTACGGATCATGTCAACGCTATCTTGGATCACGCAAAGATCCCTTTACACTACGTCATTGTTAACAACCAGCCTGCCCCCACGGAGATCATGCAAGAATATGTTCGTAAGGAATTGGTTTCGCAGCTAACTCGAATTCGTTCGCTTTCCGAGGAAGGGCTTTCGATGCTCTATGAGGATACCGAACATCTTATGGACGTGCTGAACCTTGCGAAAGACATCTCTTCATTGTCCGTTGAGACAATGCAGGTCGCAGATGCATCAAAAGTGCAGGTCTCTTATAATCGGGAACAGGAGAATCTGGAAGCCAAAGGAATCTCTGTTGTTGAAGCGGACCTCATTCGGGACATGGTCGTCACTGAATTTGGGACGTGGTTGGGCGGTGTTCAAATGAACGTTATCCGCCACGACCCCGAAAAGTTAGTCCGCTCTCTCGTTAAGATCTTTAGGGACCACCCGAAACTTCAAGAATCGGTCTAAGGAAAGTTACTAACCTTCGATTTAGCGTTTTGGACCCTTAGAAGGGGTGGTACCTTTGGCAGCGATCTGGTCGGCGAATGTATCACAAATCTGAGACAAATTATCAATGAAAAGTTCCCAACGAAATTCATCTCGGCGCGCTTTCGCTATTGCGAGACATAAAGCCGTTTCATATAAGGATGGATGATTCTTCTTGCGTACATCAGTGGATTTCATAGCTTTTACCCCTTTCTGAGTTTATAATAAATAATAACGTGTATATATTTCCCAACATACGCTTAAACGGAGGCTGTAGGAAAAAGGTTACACTTGTTTTTCAAAAAATACAATTTTAACTTCGTAGCCCAATAAACACGGCATCTTAGGGACCTTTTTACAAGGTTCTTTTTTCTTTAAATCTTTAAAAAATGTGTTGCAAGAACCGTGCCACCTCTACAAATACCCGAATGGTAAGCATTATGGCGAAAAAATCTTGAATAATACGCGTCTATGCCTATTTTTTACGCGGTGTCGCGACTGAATAAAACAAACACTGGAAAAGTTGAAAACTAAAGAGCCTTGTTATCCTATAGATACAACTTAGTGGTAAAAAGGTTGCATTTTTTTCAAATAATCGTCTGAATCAGGATTTTCAGGATTATAGTGGTCAGCAAGAGTCGGGAATCGGAATTCCCTCCTACAGAGGAGCGAGATGGTTTTGGAATAGCGGAGTGGAAATCTTGACTTTATCACATTTTGAAGGTATAATTATTAACAAGATGTTCCAACCTCTATAGATGACCGCTGCCTATGAGCGGAGGTCTCTGTAACACGCCCGAAATAGGACATATATGGTTAATACGGTATAAAATATGAAGCATTCAGATCCCCCTGTAAAAGAAGATACGAATAACCCCACTGACACAAACTTTATCCGTCAAGAAATTGATAAGGATCTCGAAGTCAACAGATATGACGGTCGCGTGCATACGCGATTCCCGCCAGAACCGAGTGGATACCTTCATATAGGACACGCCAAGGCTATCTGCATTAGTTTCGGCATTTCCGAGGATTATGGTGGACTTTACAATTTGCGGTTTGACGACAGCAACCCGATCACAGAAGAGAGTGAATACGTAGAAGCGATTAAGCGGGATGTCCACTGGCTCGGATTTGATTGGAAAGAGCGGGAATATCACGCTTCGGATTATTTTGAGACGCTCTACGAGTATGCCGTCAAGCTCGTAGAGAAAGGGAAGGCGTACGTCTGTGATCTAACACCGGAGGAAACACGAACGTATCGTGGCACCTTGGTCGAACCCGGGAAAAATAGTCCTTATCGAGAGCGGTCGGTTGAAGAGAATCTGACGTTATTCCAAGGAATGCGCGACGGTGAATTTCCGGACGGTTCGCGCACACTTCGCGCAAAAATTGATATGTCAAGCCCAAATTTAAACATGCGGGATCCCGTGATGTATCGCATCTTGCGTTCACACCACCATCGTCATGGCGACAAATGGTGCATCTATCCGACCTACGATTTCACGCATGGGCAATCCGATTCAATTGAAGGGATAACGCATTCGTTATGTGATGTCCAGTTTGAGGACCACCGTCCCCTCTACGACTGGTTTTTAGAAGAACTGGAAATCTATCAACCTCGTCAAATTGAGTTTGCCCGTTTGAATCTTACTTATACCGTCCTCGGTAAGCGAAAACTTCGGATGCTGGTGCAAGGTGGACATGTCAGCGGTTGGGATGATCCGAGAATGCCGACACTCTCTGGAATGCGTCGCCGTGGGTATACACCTGAATCTATTCGAGATTTTTGTAACCGCATCGGTGTGTCAAAGGCTGATAACCTCATCGAAATGGGGCAGCTTGAGTATTCTATCCGCAACGACCTAAATAGCCGCGCACCACGTGTCATGGCAGTTCTCAATCCAGTGAAGGTTATTATCGACAACTACCGGGAGGGGCAGGTCGAAATGCTTGACGCTGAAAATAACCCGGAAGATGAAAACGCAGGGATGCGGCAAGTCCCGTTTTCACGCGAAATCTATATTGAACGTGAAGATTTCATGGAGGATCCGCCACGGAAGTTCTTCAGATTGGCACCCGGGCGAGAGGTGCGGCTTAAGCACGCCTATTATGTCCAATGCGAGCGGGTCGTCAAAGACGAAAACACCGGTGAGATCGTTGAGATTCACTGCACTTATGATCCAGAAACGCGTGGCGGTTGGTCAGAAGATGGACGTAAGGTCCGAGGCACCTTACATTGGGTATCTGCTGGACACGCTGTTGATGCTGAAGTACGTCTCTATGAGTCTCTCTTTACAGAACGTGAACCGGAAAGCGCAGCGGAAGGGGCAGATTGGATACAATTCCTCAATCCGGACTCTTTAGAGGTGCTCAATAACTGCAAGGTTGAGCCGAGTCTCGCTGACGCGCCGCCTGAAAGCCGGTATCAGTTCCTGCGAATGGGATATTTTTGTGTGGATCCAGATACAACATCAGAGAAGTTGGTATTCAATCGCACAGTGCCGCTGAGGGATAGCTGGGCGAAGATTCAGAGAGGACAGAAATGAACGACACACCAAGCAGGACATCGGTTTCCGCTGTGAAAGATCAAATCCGGGTTCGGATGGCACCCTCACCGACCGGTTACTTACACATCGGAGGCGCGCGAACGGCACTCTTCAATTGGCTGTTTGCCAAACACCACAACGGCAAATTCATCCTCCGTATTGACGATACGGACACGGCACGTTCCACTGATGAATCCATGCACGAGATTTACGATGCGCTGAAATGGTTGGGCATCAATTGGGATGAACAGTATGTCCAGTCAGAGCGGAAAAGCATCTACGAGGGGTACGTCGAGCAATTGCTTGAAAGTGGCAATGCATATCACTGTTATTGCACACCTGAAGAACTTGAAGAGATCCGCGCGCAGGCTCGTGCCGATAAGCTGACCCGTTCCTACGATGGAAGGCACCGGCACCTGACATCGGAAGACGTAGAACGCTTTGTCGCCGAGGGCAGAAAGCCGGCCGTTCGCATAAAGATGCCAGACACACCGATCCTTGTTGAGGACATCGTGCTCGGTTCACGCAGTATTGATCCCGATACCTTAGAGGACGAAGTTATTGTCCGCTCAAACGGGATGCCGAACTACAATCTTACCTCAATTATCGACGATGCGGAGATACAGATAACACACGTCATTCGGGGAACAGAGCATCTCAATAACACACCGAAGCAGATTGCAATTGCGAATGCGCTCGGTTTAGAGGTCCCACAATTTGCACATATCCCACTGGTGTTGGATAGTGGTGGCAGGAAGATGAGCAAACGTCATCACGGTGACCTCGTCGCTGTGAACCGCTACCGTGAGCAGGGATATTTACCCGAAGCCGTGCTGAACTTCGTTGTCCGACTCGGTTGGTCCTACGACGACAAGCAGGAAATCTTTTCCGTCGATGAACTCATCGAAAAATTTGATCTTGAGCGGGTTGGAAAGAGTGGTAGTGTCTTTGATATTAAGAAACTGGAGTGGCTCAACTCCCACTATATCAATCAACTTGATATAGCAGCGCGGACGGATGCGGTAATCCCGTTCTGGCAGGAAGAGGGTTTATTATTGGATTCAACCGAGAATCGCGACTGGCTGGAGAGTATCGTAGAGGCAGTCGGAGAACGCCTCACAACGCTACAGGACATCATCCCCCAGACTCGCTATTTCTTTACGGATGAATTCGAGTATGACTCGAAAGCGGTCAAGAAATGGTGGGGAAATTCAGAAGAAAAGAGAGATAATACGCGAAAGATTCTGACGAATGTTTCACAGATTTTGGAAGAGATTCCTACGTTTGACATAGAAACGATTGAAGCGGCTATTTGGAAGTATACAGATGAGAACAACATCAAACGCGTCGCGGCGATGCAGGCGTTGCGGATCGCGCTGACGGG
Above is a window of Candidatus Poribacteria bacterium DNA encoding:
- the gltX gene encoding glutamate--tRNA ligase, giving the protein MNDTPSRTSVSAVKDQIRVRMAPSPTGYLHIGGARTALFNWLFAKHHNGKFILRIDDTDTARSTDESMHEIYDALKWLGINWDEQYVQSERKSIYEGYVEQLLESGNAYHCYCTPEELEEIRAQARADKLTRSYDGRHRHLTSEDVERFVAEGRKPAVRIKMPDTPILVEDIVLGSRSIDPDTLEDEVIVRSNGMPNYNLTSIIDDAEIQITHVIRGTEHLNNTPKQIAIANALGLEVPQFAHIPLVLDSGGRKMSKRHHGDLVAVNRYREQGYLPEAVLNFVVRLGWSYDDKQEIFSVDELIEKFDLERVGKSGSVFDIKKLEWLNSHYINQLDIAARTDAVIPFWQEEGLLLDSTENRDWLESIVEAVGERLTTLQDIIPQTRYFFTDEFEYDSKAVKKWWGNSEEKRDNTRKILTNVSQILEEIPTFDIETIEAAIWKYTDENNIKRVAAMQALRIALTGTSFGPSLFDIVVLLGRNEVLKRIPKAIAHL
- a CDS encoding glutamine--tRNA ligase/YqeY domain fusion protein; amino-acid sequence: MKHSDPPVKEDTNNPTDTNFIRQEIDKDLEVNRYDGRVHTRFPPEPSGYLHIGHAKAICISFGISEDYGGLYNLRFDDSNPITEESEYVEAIKRDVHWLGFDWKEREYHASDYFETLYEYAVKLVEKGKAYVCDLTPEETRTYRGTLVEPGKNSPYRERSVEENLTLFQGMRDGEFPDGSRTLRAKIDMSSPNLNMRDPVMYRILRSHHHRHGDKWCIYPTYDFTHGQSDSIEGITHSLCDVQFEDHRPLYDWFLEELEIYQPRQIEFARLNLTYTVLGKRKLRMLVQGGHVSGWDDPRMPTLSGMRRRGYTPESIRDFCNRIGVSKADNLIEMGQLEYSIRNDLNSRAPRVMAVLNPVKVIIDNYREGQVEMLDAENNPEDENAGMRQVPFSREIYIEREDFMEDPPRKFFRLAPGREVRLKHAYYVQCERVVKDENTGEIVEIHCTYDPETRGGWSEDGRKVRGTLHWVSAGHAVDAEVRLYESLFTEREPESAAEGADWIQFLNPDSLEVLNNCKVEPSLADAPPESRYQFLRMGYFCVDPDTTSEKLVFNRTVPLRDSWAKIQRGQK
- a CDS encoding YvcK family protein, encoding MALKLACIGGGSGLSALLSGIKHHADLEIGKDNIIDLDSLAAIVTVSDDGGSSGRLIEEFDMLPPGDIRRLLFTLSDADELAGLFEHRFSSNGELGGHTVGNLLLTALTEKFEGNFPKAIQAASRLLAVRGQIIPVTLDYTVLCAELADGEIVRGESTIPVRENREPIKRVFFEQRENGKTHHLSDETYECQAHEGAIAALMNADVIIIGPGSLYTSIMPNLVIKGIVETIQRSDAIKIYVCNVMTQPGETDGYAVTDHVNAILDHAKIPLHYVIVNNQPAPTEIMQEYVRKELVSQLTRIRSLSEEGLSMLYEDTEHLMDVLNLAKDISSLSVETMQVADASKVQVSYNREQENLEAKGISVVEADLIRDMVVTEFGTWLGGVQMNVIRHDPEKLVRSLVKIFRDHPKLQESV